From one Actinomyces sp. Marseille-P3109 genomic stretch:
- the gatC gene encoding Asp-tRNA(Asn)/Glu-tRNA(Gln) amidotransferase subunit GatC, which yields MSAISTDEVARVAALARVELSEEEVTRLAGELDAVASSFARVTSVVSPDLPATSHPVPLTNVLREDVPASTLDVDELLAGAPASEDSMFLVPQILGEDSAS from the coding sequence ATGTCTGCTATTTCCACTGATGAGGTCGCACGGGTTGCGGCGCTGGCTCGGGTGGAGCTGAGCGAGGAGGAGGTGACGCGCCTGGCCGGTGAGCTGGACGCGGTTGCCTCCTCCTTCGCCCGGGTCACGAGCGTGGTGTCGCCCGACCTGCCGGCCACCTCCCACCCCGTTCCGCTGACCAACGTACTGCGTGAGGACGTCCCGGCTAGCACGCTCGACGTCGATGAGCTCCTGGCCGGTGCGCCGGCCTCCGAGGACTCCATGTTCCTCGTGCCGCAGATCCTGGGGGAGGACTCCGCCTCATGA
- the gatA gene encoding Asp-tRNA(Asn)/Glu-tRNA(Gln) amidotransferase subunit GatA, with amino-acid sequence MSSADKTGLAGLIRSSAADQAAVLAAGEVSSRELTQAHLDRIAAVDGTVGAFLNVDAERALDQADAADIARREGQATSELTGVPVAVKDLIVTRGQVTTAASRILEGWVPPYDATLVRNLRAARTPILGKTNLDEFAMGGSTEHSAFGRTANPWDLGRIPGGSSGGSAAAVGAYEAPVAVGTDTGGSIRQPAAVTGTVGVKPTYGTVSRFGVIAMASSLDTPGPMARTVLDTALLHDVIASHDPLDSTSLSDAPRGMAAVVRAAQEGRDLTDLRVGVISELDGGEGYHDGVVASFHAALELLEAAGAQVETVSLPHLEYALDAYYLIMPAEASSNLARYDGMRYGLRVEPASGPVTAETVMAATRGAGFGDEVKRRIILGTHVLSAGYYDAYYGSAQKVRTLVQRDFAAAWDKADILVSPTAPVTAYRFGEKDDPLAMYKLDVTTIPANLAGVPGMSLPSGLSDDGLPVGFQILAPQRADDRLYRAGAVLEAALEETWGAPLLSRAPELEETR; translated from the coding sequence ATGAGCAGTGCTGACAAGACCGGGCTGGCCGGCCTCATCAGGAGCAGCGCCGCCGATCAGGCGGCGGTACTCGCGGCAGGGGAGGTCTCCTCCCGCGAGCTCACACAGGCTCACCTGGACCGTATCGCCGCCGTCGACGGCACCGTGGGGGCCTTCCTCAACGTGGATGCCGAGCGCGCCCTGGATCAGGCCGACGCCGCCGACATCGCCCGTCGGGAAGGACAGGCGACCAGCGAGCTGACCGGTGTTCCGGTGGCCGTCAAGGACCTCATCGTCACCCGCGGACAGGTCACCACTGCCGCCTCACGAATCCTTGAGGGATGGGTGCCGCCCTACGACGCCACCCTCGTGCGCAACCTGCGTGCCGCCCGCACCCCGATCCTGGGTAAGACCAATCTCGATGAGTTCGCCATGGGCGGCTCCACCGAGCACTCAGCCTTCGGGCGCACCGCCAACCCGTGGGACCTCGGGCGCATCCCCGGAGGCTCCTCGGGCGGCTCCGCGGCCGCCGTCGGCGCCTACGAGGCCCCCGTGGCCGTCGGCACCGACACCGGAGGCTCGATCCGCCAGCCCGCGGCCGTCACCGGGACAGTCGGCGTCAAGCCCACCTACGGCACGGTCTCGCGCTTCGGCGTCATCGCCATGGCCTCCTCGCTCGACACGCCCGGTCCCATGGCCCGCACGGTGCTGGACACGGCACTGCTCCACGACGTCATCGCCTCCCACGACCCGCTGGACTCGACCTCGTTGTCGGACGCCCCGCGCGGCATGGCCGCCGTCGTGCGGGCCGCTCAGGAGGGACGGGACCTGACCGACCTGCGGGTAGGTGTCATCTCCGAGCTCGACGGCGGTGAGGGCTACCACGATGGCGTCGTGGCCTCCTTCCACGCCGCCCTGGAGCTGCTTGAGGCGGCGGGCGCGCAGGTGGAGACCGTTTCCCTGCCGCACCTGGAGTACGCGCTGGACGCTTATTACCTCATCATGCCCGCCGAGGCGTCCTCCAACCTGGCCCGGTACGACGGGATGCGCTACGGCCTGCGGGTCGAGCCGGCCTCGGGCCCCGTCACCGCCGAGACCGTCATGGCGGCCACCCGCGGGGCGGGCTTCGGCGATGAGGTCAAGCGTCGCATCATCCTGGGCACTCACGTACTGTCGGCCGGCTACTACGACGCCTATTACGGCTCGGCCCAGAAGGTGCGCACCTTGGTGCAGCGTGACTTCGCCGCCGCCTGGGACAAAGCGGACATCCTCGTCTCGCCCACGGCCCCGGTCACGGCCTACCGCTTCGGGGAGAAGGATGACCCGTTGGCGATGTACAAGCTGGACGTCACCACCATCCCGGCCAACCTCGCCGGAGTTCCCGGCATGAGCCTGCCCTCGGGCCTGAGTGATGACGGGCTGCCGGTGGGCTTCCAGATCCTTGCGCCTCAGCGAGCCGACGACCGGCTCTACCGCGCCGGAGCCGTGCTGGAGGCAGCGCTGGAGGAGACATGGGGGGCGCCGCTGCTGTCTCGCGCGCCCGAGCTGGAGGAGACACGATGA
- the gatB gene encoding Asp-tRNA(Asn)/Glu-tRNA(Gln) amidotransferase subunit GatB, translating to MSDTLMDFDEAVRRYDPVLGLEVHVELGTATKMFDAAPNVFGAQPNTMVTPTSVGLPGALPVVNARGVEYAIRIGLALGCEIAESCRFARKNYFYPDLAKDFQTSQSDEPIAHDGALEIELEDGSFFTIPIERAHMEEDAGKNTHIGGADGRIEGASHSLVDYNRAGVPLVEIVTRPIEGAGAKAPQVAAAYVRTLRDIFRALGVSEARMERGNVRADVNVSLRESPDAPLGTRTETKNVNTFRGIEQVVRYEIQRQAAILAAGGEVIQETRHGQADGTTRAGRVKSDADDYRYFPEPDLVPVAPSREWVEQIRERLPEMPAAKRRRLKAEWGLSDTEMRDVVNAGALELIEATAAAGTTGQAARKWWMGELSRTAKEQETALEDMAVTPAQIAELQGLVDSGRLTDKLARQVLEGVLAGEGDPEAVAAARGLEVVSDDSALLEAVDEALAANPDVADKIRGGKVQAAGAIVGAVMKATRGQADAKRVRELVMERVQG from the coding sequence ATGAGTGACACGCTGATGGACTTCGACGAGGCCGTTCGCCGCTACGACCCGGTCCTGGGACTGGAGGTGCACGTCGAGCTGGGGACCGCGACCAAGATGTTCGACGCTGCTCCCAACGTGTTCGGCGCCCAGCCCAATACGATGGTGACCCCTACATCGGTGGGACTCCCCGGCGCGCTGCCGGTGGTCAACGCCCGCGGTGTGGAGTACGCCATCCGCATCGGGCTGGCCCTGGGGTGCGAGATCGCCGAGTCCTGCCGCTTTGCCCGGAAGAACTACTTCTACCCGGACCTGGCCAAGGACTTCCAGACCTCACAGTCCGATGAGCCCATCGCCCACGACGGTGCCCTGGAGATCGAGCTGGAGGACGGATCCTTCTTCACCATCCCGATCGAGCGGGCCCACATGGAGGAGGACGCCGGTAAGAACACCCACATCGGAGGCGCCGACGGCCGCATCGAGGGCGCCAGCCACTCCCTGGTGGACTACAACCGCGCCGGTGTGCCGCTGGTGGAGATCGTCACCCGCCCCATCGAGGGTGCCGGCGCCAAGGCCCCTCAGGTCGCTGCCGCTTACGTGCGCACCCTGCGCGACATCTTCCGGGCCCTGGGCGTCTCCGAGGCGCGCATGGAGCGAGGCAACGTGCGCGCCGATGTCAACGTCTCCCTGCGCGAGTCGCCCGACGCGCCGCTGGGCACCCGTACCGAGACCAAGAATGTCAACACCTTCCGCGGTATCGAGCAGGTCGTTCGCTACGAGATCCAGCGCCAGGCAGCCATCCTGGCCGCCGGGGGAGAGGTGATCCAGGAGACCCGCCACGGTCAGGCCGACGGCACCACCCGCGCCGGACGCGTCAAGTCCGACGCCGATGACTACCGCTACTTCCCCGAGCCGGACCTCGTTCCGGTGGCGCCCAGCCGGGAGTGGGTCGAGCAGATTCGAGAGCGCCTGCCGGAGATGCCCGCGGCCAAGCGCCGCAGACTCAAGGCCGAGTGGGGCCTGAGTGACACTGAGATGCGCGACGTCGTCAACGCCGGGGCCCTGGAGCTCATTGAGGCCACGGCTGCGGCGGGAACCACCGGGCAAGCCGCCCGCAAGTGGTGGATGGGCGAGCTCTCCCGCACGGCCAAGGAGCAGGAGACCGCCCTGGAGGACATGGCCGTCACGCCCGCTCAGATCGCCGAGCTGCAGGGGCTGGTGGACTCCGGCCGGCTCACCGACAAGCTGGCCCGGCAGGTTCTCGAGGGGGTCCTGGCCGGAGAGGGTGACCCTGAGGCCGTGGCCGCTGCTCGCGGACTGGAGGTTGTCTCGGACGACTCCGCCCTCCTGGAGGCTGTGGACGAGGCCCTGGCGGCGAACCCGGACGTGGCTGACAAGATTCGTGGCGGCAAGGTTCAGGCGGCCGGCGCCATTGTCGGCGCCGTCATGAAGGCGACCCGTGGCCAGGCCGACGCCAAGCGCGTGCGCGAGCTGGTCATGGAGCGTGTCCAGGGCTGA